In Risungbinella massiliensis, the genomic stretch CGGTTGTGAGAACAAAAATATCCAGTATAGTCTCCCTTGCGAACTAGAAGGACTAGGACGTGCTGGTCGAGATCTCGATGGGATTCGCAAATGTATCTTGCACAGTGTTTATCAAGCGCAAGGACATGGCTGTAGTGCTGGATTTATCGGAGTAGGAATCGGCGGCGATCGCACCACTGGCTATGAATTAGCCAAGCAACAGCTATTCCGAGAAGTAGACGATGTCAATCCGAACGCTGACCTTGCCAAACTAGAGGCCTACATCCTAGAAAAAGCCAACACACTTGGAGTCGGTACGATGGGCTTTGGTGGGAATGCGACGCTTCTTGGCTGTAAAGTTGGCGTAATGAATCGTCTCCCAGCTAGCTTCTTTGTCTCTGTAGCATATAACTGTTGGGCTTTCCGTCGTCAAGGTGCCTTGATCGATAGCAAAACTGGTGAGATCGAGAACTGGATCTATCCAGTAGAAGAGAAAAAAGCTGCAAAAGAAACAGTATCGACTCAGTCCAAAGAAGGCGAAATGACAGGAACGAGAGAAGTACATCTCACTGTACCGATCACCGAGGAACAAGTGCGTGACCTAAAAGTGGGCGATATCGTCTTTATCGATGGGCTGATTCATACCGGACGTGATCAAATCCACAAACATCTTATGGATCATGATGCACCAGCTGATCTAAACAATGGGGTTATCTATCATTGTGGTCCGGTAATGTTAAAAGATGCCGATGGTAAATGGCATGTCAAAGCGGCCGGTCCTACTACCAGTAGCCGTGAAGAGCCATACCAAGCGGACATCATCAAGAAATTTGGCATTCGTGTCGTTGCTGGAAAAGGTGGAATGGGTGCTAGAACGCTACAAGGTCTCCAAGAACATGGTGCCGTCTACCTCAATGCAATTGGTGGTGCAGCACAGTACTATGCCAACTGTGTAGAAGAAGTAGAAAGCGTCGATCTAATGGAATTTGGCGTACCAGAAGCAATGTGGCATCTGCGTGTCAAAGGATTTATGGGAATTGTCACCATGGACGCACATGGCAATAGCTTGCATCGTGATGTAGACAAATCTTCTTTGGAAAAACTAGCACAATATCAAGAGCGAGTTTTCTAAGTAATATAATGAAAAGCATCCTGCTACTTGGAATGTAGTGGGATGCTTTTTTCTATTAGGTGTATCTTTTCAACTCAAAATATGTCATAGTGCTTCCCATAGACAATGGTAAGAACCTCGCTCATCTTTACAACCCTTGCATCTAACAATTCAATGCGAATCTGCTTTCCTTCCTTCGTAGTCATCTCTACTTCCGTCACTCTCTTCTTTGGATTGCTATTGACCACAAACAAATCTAAGCGGACATCATCTACCGTATTTTTCTTATTCGTTAGATAAGATCGGTAAAAAATATGATACTGTCGCAAATACTCAAAACACCGCACAAAATTTTCCACCTGATTTTGCTGTCCTTCTACTAGCACTTTAATCATCGAAACACCTCATTCTTGTGATCTAGTCTTCCTATCACTTGCTAAAAACTACTGAATATTACATTAATACTAAATATCCCCTTTACGCGAACCATCTTTCCATAGTAAACTCTTGAAAACAAATTATATTCTGTCTATTTTTGTTTCCAAGCGAAATATAGATACCCAATCAACAACTCGATAAGAAAAGATAGTTATGGAAAAAGTAAAACCAGATAACATGTTTATCAATTACAAAATAGAAATAGTATCTATAATTAAGAGTATCTGATTCTACCTTGGATTAGAGAAAAGAGATTACCTGTGTACAGGTAATCAAAGATAGTTGGGAAGGATCGGTAAAAAGGTGTAATTAACTACAATGCTTATTTTAGAATTGGCAAAACAATCTTGCATGATTTGGATATTTCCTTATTTGGCTATCTAAATTCTAATAACTCCACATAAACAACCAGATATAACTCCTATTTTCCGAATTTTCCATAATAGTTTTTTGGAAAAATGAATACAGCTGTCACATATCGTGGAGTAGAATCGCAAAGGAAGGTGAAAAAAATTTTAGATCCACAAGACTACAAAAAACTCGGTGATTTGCTAAAACAAAAGCGAAAACAAGCAAATCTAAGACAGGAAGACCTAGCAGATAGCGAAATCTCCGTATCTACCATCAGTAACATAGAGCGTGGTTTAAGCAATGTCAAATTAGACAAGATCGAGTATTTATGTGAAAAACTCTCTGTCTCAGTAGAAGATCATTTAAATATTTTTATCCAGGATGAGAAAGCCAAACTAGAAGATCTAGAAAGAAAGCTGTTTTTCATCGAAACACGTATTGACACCAAAAAATTTGAGTTCGCATTGTCAGATTTAAAAAGTCTAGGTGTCGAAAGTAACCACTTGCCGAAGATACAAGCCAAAATACATTACTAAAAAGGACTTTGTTACTATGGTAAGGAAAACTGGCAACGATCAGAGAAAGAATTTGCAAAAGCCATAGCTGTAGTTGATGAGCATCCTGAATTAACCTACACTAATATAAAATCTTTAGCTTTTAAAGATTTGGGGAGAATCTGCCTGTTTCGAGATGGAGATCTGAATAATGCTGTTTACTACTCCAATTTAGGAATTGAAAAGTTTGATCCAGAAGGGTTGCGTCCTGATGCTCTGCACACCTTACTAGTATCAAAAGCATCGTATTTGGAAAAGTTGGAATGTTACGAGGATGCTCAAAATGTTTTAGATATTTTGTGGGAAGAAGAAGAGAAAATATCTAAAATGGATGTACGACTCAATATGTATGAAATACAATCCAATATCTTAAATGTACAAGGATTGCATGAAAAAGCACGTGATTGGGCTTCTCAAGGAATCCAGTTAGCCAGATGGAACTCCTCTTTTGATTGTCTTGTTGAACTCTTAACAGTTCTAGGAGATATCTGCATAAACCTAGGTAAATATGATGATGCAGAGAAGAGTTACTTATTAGCCCTCAGTTTAGAAGAAAGAGTGAAGAAGAAATACCTACTTATTACCACCAACACTCAGTTAGGTATATTATATTTATCTCAATCAGATAAG encodes the following:
- a CDS encoding FumA C-terminus/TtdB family hydratase beta subunit, whose amino-acid sequence is MKAFQESILKLITETSTRLTADVQTAIRSAKAQEDAGTRASLALNKISSNIEVAEERVSPICQDTGMPTFILHVPVGANQIEMTKEIHAAIEQATKNGVLRPNSVDSLTGENSGNNLGAGTPVIHYHQWEKPEIDVRLILKGGGCENKNIQYSLPCELEGLGRAGRDLDGIRKCILHSVYQAQGHGCSAGFIGVGIGGDRTTGYELAKQQLFREVDDVNPNADLAKLEAYILEKANTLGVGTMGFGGNATLLGCKVGVMNRLPASFFVSVAYNCWAFRRQGALIDSKTGEIENWIYPVEEKKAAKETVSTQSKEGEMTGTREVHLTVPITEEQVRDLKVGDIVFIDGLIHTGRDQIHKHLMDHDAPADLNNGVIYHCGPVMLKDADGKWHVKAAGPTTSSREEPYQADIIKKFGIRVVAGKGGMGARTLQGLQEHGAVYLNAIGGAAQYYANCVEEVESVDLMEFGVPEAMWHLRVKGFMGIVTMDAHGNSLHRDVDKSSLEKLAQYQERVF
- a CDS encoding helix-turn-helix domain-containing protein translates to MKKILDPQDYKKLGDLLKQKRKQANLRQEDLADSEISVSTISNIERGLSNVKLDKIEYLCEKLSVSVEDHLNIFIQDEKAKLEDLERKLFFIETRIDTKKFEFALSDLKSLGVESNHLPKIQAKIHY
- a CDS encoding tetratricopeptide repeat protein; protein product: MRPDALHTLLVSKASYLEKLECYEDAQNVLDILWEEEEKISKMDVRLNMYEIQSNILNVQGLHEKARDWASQGIQLARWNSSFDCLVELLTVLGDICINLGKYDDAEKSYLLALSLEERVKKKYLLITTNTQLGILYLSQSDKKKAKKYLETATKLCGKDMFRSVAAFSALGEYYLSIDHPKEAESVLIQAFEFAKKLDQDAIKKDILVQLGQCTQKIDKGKFIKYLENSFRLDVQLRKKKRGGAFSMYRLESDPPDQAR